In Actinoplanes derwentensis, the following proteins share a genomic window:
- a CDS encoding helix-turn-helix transcriptional regulator: MTGWTFLSNHAHVLLAIFRDPTVRLRDVADSVGITERAAQAIVADLEAAGYLSHERVGRRNHYTVNPDGGFRHPAEAGRRIGDLLALFAGDTLRQPAPGPPQGA, from the coding sequence GTGACCGGCTGGACCTTCCTGAGCAACCACGCTCACGTACTGCTGGCGATCTTCCGTGATCCGACCGTGCGGCTGCGGGACGTGGCCGATTCCGTCGGCATCACCGAGCGCGCCGCCCAGGCCATCGTCGCCGACCTGGAAGCCGCCGGATATCTGAGCCACGAGCGTGTCGGCCGCCGCAACCACTACACGGTCAACCCGGACGGCGGGTTCCGGCACCCCGCCGAAGCGGGCCGGCGCATCGGCGACCTGCTCGCCCTGTTCGCCGGTGACACACTTCGACAGCCCGCGCCGGGGCCGCCTCAGGGTGCGTAA
- a CDS encoding TetR/AcrR family transcriptional regulator: MKTRPYHHGDLRTALLTLAEDTLRDRGAAELSLRELAREAGVSPAAPSRHFKTKQALLDALALEGFDRLDTVLTGALDGAGDDFASRLDRLTRAYMAFSAGNAALLELMYARKHDPDVAEELKTATRRMTGLVNRVIEDGQRRGEVRAGEVELMVVPLAAALQGLTALLQSGGFSAEQVEQGLHETIAFIQRGYAP; this comes from the coding sequence ATGAAGACCCGCCCTTACCACCACGGGGACCTGCGCACGGCCCTGCTGACCCTGGCCGAGGACACCCTGCGGGACCGGGGCGCCGCCGAGTTGTCCCTGCGCGAACTGGCCCGTGAGGCAGGCGTCAGCCCGGCCGCGCCCAGTCGCCACTTCAAGACCAAACAGGCGCTGCTCGACGCGCTGGCCCTGGAGGGCTTCGACCGTCTGGACACGGTGCTGACCGGGGCACTCGACGGTGCCGGAGACGACTTCGCGTCCCGGCTCGACCGGTTGACCCGGGCGTACATGGCCTTCTCCGCCGGCAACGCCGCGCTGCTGGAGTTGATGTACGCGCGCAAGCATGACCCCGACGTCGCCGAAGAGCTGAAGACCGCCACGCGGCGGATGACCGGGCTGGTCAACCGGGTGATCGAGGACGGACAGCGGCGGGGGGAGGTTCGGGCCGGAGAAGTGGAGCTGATGGTCGTACCGCTGGCTGCCGCTCTGCAAGGTCTGACCGCACTGCTACAGAGCGGTGGCTTCTCCGCCGAGCAGGTGGAACAGGGGCTGCACGAGACGATCGCGTTCATCCAGCGCGGTTACGCACCCTGA
- a CDS encoding MBL fold metallo-hydrolase, producing the protein MTKRLDIAAQLGGKATGARRTRVESSPQFSGGRFRNIVPTATGLPLSAVPRVAAATLTGGRARRPHQPVPVVSAPAADATGLHVTWFGHSTALIEIEGQRVLLDPVWSERCSPSQLAGPRRLHEPPVPLRDLPPMDAVVISHDHYDHLDMPTVRELAALQPTMLFVVPLGVGAHLETWDVPESRIVELDWNESTRIGGLELVATPARHFSGRRGVSRDDTLWASWVIKGPSRRVFYSGDTGYFPGFAGIGAEHGPFDVTLVQVGAYNDDWADIHMFPEDGVATHLDVRGGLMIPVHWATFDLAPHRWAEPPERTWREAKARDVRLAIPRPGERVDVDNPPEIDAWWQQVA; encoded by the coding sequence ATGACGAAGAGGCTTGACATCGCTGCTCAGCTCGGCGGAAAGGCGACCGGGGCACGGCGCACCCGGGTGGAGTCCTCGCCCCAGTTCTCCGGCGGCCGGTTCCGCAACATCGTGCCCACCGCCACCGGCCTCCCCCTGAGTGCCGTCCCCCGGGTCGCCGCCGCCACCCTGACCGGCGGCCGGGCCCGCCGCCCGCATCAGCCGGTGCCGGTGGTCAGCGCGCCCGCCGCCGACGCGACCGGCCTGCACGTCACCTGGTTCGGCCACTCCACCGCTCTGATCGAGATCGAGGGCCAGCGGGTCCTGCTCGACCCGGTCTGGAGCGAGCGCTGCTCACCGTCCCAGCTGGCCGGCCCCCGGCGACTGCACGAGCCGCCCGTTCCGCTGCGTGACCTGCCCCCGATGGACGCCGTGGTCATTTCGCACGACCACTACGACCACCTCGACATGCCGACAGTCCGGGAGCTGGCCGCCCTCCAGCCCACGATGCTGTTCGTGGTGCCGCTGGGAGTGGGCGCGCATCTGGAGACCTGGGATGTGCCCGAGTCCCGCATCGTCGAGCTGGACTGGAACGAGAGCACCCGGATCGGCGGCCTCGAACTGGTCGCGACTCCGGCCCGGCACTTCTCCGGCCGCCGCGGGGTCAGCCGCGACGACACGCTCTGGGCCAGCTGGGTGATCAAGGGCCCGAGCCGGAGGGTCTTCTACTCCGGCGACACCGGCTACTTCCCGGGCTTCGCCGGGATCGGGGCGGAGCACGGCCCGTTCGACGTCACCCTGGTGCAGGTCGGCGCCTACAACGACGACTGGGCCGACATCCACATGTTCCCCGAGGACGGTGTCGCCACCCACCTCGACGTGCGCGGCGGCCTGATGATCCCGGTGCACTGGGCCACCTTCGACCTGGCGCCGCACCGCTGGGCCGAGCCGCCGGAGCGCACCTGGCGTGAGGCGAAGGCCCGCGACGTCCGGCTGGCCATCCCCCGGCCCGGCGAGCGGGTCGACGTCGACAACCCGCCGGAGATCGACGCCTGGTGGCAGCAGGTGGCGTGA
- a CDS encoding MFS transporter codes for MKTIERALTWATVAGSTSKGVMFSVSALFFTTVVGLSPATVGAGLTVAGFGGVLTSYAAGRLSDRFGPRPVLLGAVLAQAGALVAYSLTRDAVTFVLVACVAVGGETMQRTSRVTLVARVFTGSGRVAVRARLRVVDNVSIAAGSGAAAVALAVGTRTAYLTAVLAAAALTLSATFALRRLPDVTVGVRDEASEAGTPPSRDRRYLTVVALHAVITIQFVLLTVGMPLWVAGHTSAPHVTVALLMVLNTLVVTFFQVRATRLVVDVPSAGRAVRNGTVLLLVACLCYAAAGYPGTGAAVGLLVAAVTAHSFGEIVSEAGGWELAFELADPRNTGAYQGVSQAGMAIGRAFAPLVVASTAIGLGLPGWLLLGGLFVAAGAGTRLITRGVGARSVV; via the coding sequence GTGAAAACGATCGAACGTGCCCTGACCTGGGCCACGGTGGCCGGGTCGACGTCCAAGGGAGTGATGTTCAGCGTCAGCGCGCTGTTCTTCACCACCGTCGTCGGGCTCAGCCCGGCCACCGTCGGCGCCGGCCTGACCGTCGCCGGTTTCGGGGGAGTGCTGACCTCGTACGCAGCCGGTCGCCTCAGTGACCGGTTCGGTCCCCGGCCGGTTCTGCTCGGCGCGGTGCTGGCCCAAGCCGGTGCGCTGGTGGCGTACTCGCTGACCCGGGACGCCGTCACGTTCGTGCTGGTCGCGTGCGTGGCGGTCGGCGGGGAGACGATGCAGCGGACGTCCCGGGTCACCCTGGTCGCCCGGGTCTTCACCGGTTCCGGCCGGGTCGCGGTCCGGGCGCGGCTGCGGGTGGTCGACAACGTGTCCATCGCCGCCGGTTCCGGGGCTGCCGCCGTGGCACTGGCCGTGGGGACCCGGACCGCTTACCTGACGGCGGTGCTGGCCGCCGCGGCTCTGACCCTGTCCGCGACGTTCGCCCTGCGCCGGCTGCCGGACGTCACCGTGGGGGTCCGGGACGAGGCGTCCGAAGCGGGCACACCACCGTCCCGGGACCGCCGCTACCTGACCGTGGTCGCCCTGCACGCGGTGATCACCATCCAGTTCGTACTGCTCACCGTCGGCATGCCGCTCTGGGTCGCCGGGCACACCAGCGCGCCGCACGTCACCGTCGCGCTGCTGATGGTCCTCAACACCCTGGTGGTCACGTTCTTCCAGGTCCGGGCCACCCGGCTGGTCGTCGACGTGCCGTCGGCGGGCCGGGCGGTCCGCAACGGCACCGTGTTGCTCCTGGTCGCCTGCCTGTGTTACGCGGCGGCCGGATATCCGGGCACCGGGGCCGCCGTCGGGCTGCTCGTTGCCGCCGTGACGGCACACTCGTTCGGCGAGATCGTCTCCGAGGCCGGTGGCTGGGAGCTGGCCTTCGAACTCGCCGACCCCCGTAACACCGGTGCCTACCAGGGGGTGAGTCAGGCCGGGATGGCGATCGGCCGGGCGTTCGCCCCGCTGGTGGTGGCCTCCACGGCGATCGGGCTCGGGCTGCCCGGCTGGCTGCTGCTCGGTGGCCTCTTCGTGGCCGCCGGTGCCGGCACCCGGTTGATCACTCGGGGCGTCGGCGCCCGCAGCGTCGTCTGA
- a CDS encoding ArsR/SmtB family transcription factor — MPVLYQLVGHDLAGVRFAISPLSELVMSLRTWRDPGRYPVHLPWIRATEPLRDRLDTEMLLALITEWRWTPDFLTPPPHSPLTRLEDELAVIAATPADTVWRELLLLYGTEERIPAPWHRAGALDRATAALSGYWDLCFAPHWPRMRALLEGDVTHRGREIAQHGLAAMFAGLSPRVRLIGDVVEVRLWSDLSYRRRTDGGLTLVPSMWTRGVSAPVSPERPPHILYLARGSGSLWEAEPLPAPGALAGLLGAHRAGLLARLGTPASSTELATRLGVTPTAVNQHLRALRAAGLLVSTRHGRSMLYRRTDLADRLLAASFKDI, encoded by the coding sequence ATGCCCGTGCTCTATCAACTCGTCGGTCACGACCTGGCGGGCGTGCGGTTCGCGATCTCCCCACTCTCCGAGCTGGTCATGTCACTGCGGACCTGGCGTGACCCGGGCCGATATCCGGTGCATCTGCCGTGGATCCGGGCGACGGAGCCGCTCCGCGACCGTCTCGACACCGAGATGCTGCTCGCGCTGATCACCGAATGGCGATGGACACCCGACTTCCTGACCCCGCCGCCGCACTCGCCGCTCACCCGGCTGGAGGACGAACTCGCCGTGATCGCGGCCACGCCCGCCGACACGGTCTGGCGGGAACTGTTGCTGCTCTACGGCACTGAGGAGCGGATCCCCGCGCCGTGGCACCGGGCCGGCGCGCTCGACCGGGCCACCGCGGCGCTCAGCGGATACTGGGATCTCTGCTTCGCGCCGCACTGGCCGCGGATGCGTGCGCTCCTCGAAGGCGACGTCACCCATCGCGGACGGGAGATCGCCCAGCACGGTCTCGCCGCCATGTTCGCCGGGCTGTCCCCACGGGTCCGGTTGATCGGCGACGTGGTGGAGGTGCGGCTGTGGTCGGACCTGAGTTACCGCCGCCGCACCGACGGCGGGCTCACCCTCGTCCCGTCGATGTGGACCCGCGGCGTGTCGGCGCCGGTGTCCCCCGAGAGACCGCCGCACATCCTCTACCTGGCCCGCGGCAGCGGCAGCCTGTGGGAGGCGGAACCGCTGCCGGCGCCCGGTGCGCTGGCCGGACTGCTCGGCGCCCACCGGGCCGGACTGCTCGCCCGGTTGGGCACCCCGGCGTCCTCGACCGAACTCGCGACCCGGCTCGGTGTCACCCCCACCGCCGTCAACCAGCACCTGCGCGCACTGCGAGCGGCCGGGTTGCTGGTCAGCACCAGGCACGGCCGTTCGATGCTCTACCGCCGCACCGACCTGGCCGACCGGCTGCTCGCGGCATCATTTAAGGATATTTAA
- a CDS encoding polysaccharide lyase family 7 protein, giving the protein MQRRTLFTAALSTAAVGALGIAGIGTASAATLDPALPPGGNFNLSVWSLQLPVGSPGSPETISAARLKAGYTNPSFFWTDKNDGSMTFWAPEKGVTTPNSNYARSELREMNPDGSAANWALTGNHTLSAQLRIVSVTKNVAVGQVKLGTGGTSTKPLAELYYRPNGDIYLGTQNSPDASGQTLHKVGSVPLGTKWTYVLNVNGTKINLTVDGTRTTYSIPSAFHPYRQYFKAGSYNQSSSESTTNGAKVKFYSLTVNHG; this is encoded by the coding sequence GTGCAACGACGCACCCTGTTCACCGCCGCCCTGTCCACAGCCGCCGTCGGCGCCCTCGGTATCGCCGGCATCGGCACCGCCTCCGCCGCGACCCTCGATCCGGCCCTCCCGCCCGGCGGCAACTTCAACCTGTCGGTCTGGTCGCTCCAGCTGCCCGTCGGATCGCCCGGCAGCCCGGAGACCATCTCGGCGGCGCGACTCAAAGCCGGTTACACGAATCCGTCGTTCTTCTGGACCGACAAGAACGACGGCTCGATGACGTTCTGGGCACCGGAGAAGGGCGTCACCACCCCGAACTCGAACTACGCCCGCTCGGAACTGCGCGAGATGAACCCGGACGGCAGTGCCGCGAACTGGGCCCTGACCGGCAATCACACCCTCAGCGCCCAGCTGCGGATCGTCTCGGTGACCAAGAACGTGGCGGTCGGCCAGGTGAAACTGGGCACCGGCGGCACGTCGACGAAACCCCTGGCGGAGCTCTACTACCGCCCGAACGGCGACATCTACCTCGGCACCCAGAACTCCCCGGACGCCAGCGGCCAGACCTTGCACAAGGTCGGCAGTGTCCCGCTCGGCACGAAGTGGACCTACGTCCTCAACGTCAACGGCACCAAGATCAACCTCACCGTCGACGGTACGCGTACCACGTACTCGATCCCGTCGGCCTTCCATCCGTACCGCCAGTATTTCAAAGCCGGCTCCTACAACCAGTCGTCGTCGGAGAGCACCACCAACGGCGCCAAGGTGAAGTTCTACAGCCTCACCGTGAACCACGGCTGA
- a CDS encoding MFS transporter: MSSGAFLSVLRRPGVARPAAGAVLASLPIGMLGLAVLLLVQRSEGGFATAGLAVGLLGAGTALGMVVQGRLIDRLGQTRVLLTAVAVQAVAIAGLVLAARSGVLGAVLVCAFLGGSCEPQVNASLRALWPTLVPPGLLPAAMTCSSVMFEAPVLAGPLLLTVALPVIGPATAILLCGVLFTGGAVLLATSRASLTWRTGDRKKGLTGALTSRGVRTALLAGAAAGLLIGMVQVSAAALFTDRAGLMYAAISVGSLIGALAWGTRMQGDRPELRLAGLILMCAITTGVAALMTTPVVFAVALFAFGLGLGPTGVLKFSLAARTAPPGHAVEAFTLIAAAGVSAIAAGATVAGAVADRLGPATALTAAATVAVFVAVVLVSRGSR; encoded by the coding sequence ATGTCCTCGGGTGCCTTTCTCTCCGTTCTCCGCCGGCCCGGGGTCGCCCGCCCGGCCGCCGGCGCTGTTCTCGCCTCCCTGCCGATCGGCATGCTCGGCCTGGCCGTGCTGCTGCTCGTGCAGCGCTCCGAGGGCGGCTTCGCCACGGCGGGCCTGGCCGTCGGTCTGCTCGGCGCGGGCACCGCTCTCGGCATGGTCGTGCAGGGCCGGTTGATCGACCGGCTGGGGCAGACCCGGGTGCTGCTCACGGCCGTCGCCGTGCAGGCGGTCGCGATCGCCGGCCTGGTGCTGGCCGCCCGTTCCGGGGTGCTCGGTGCGGTATTGGTGTGCGCCTTCCTGGGCGGTTCCTGCGAGCCGCAGGTCAACGCGAGTCTGCGGGCGCTGTGGCCCACGCTGGTGCCGCCGGGGCTGCTGCCCGCGGCGATGACCTGCTCGTCGGTGATGTTCGAGGCGCCGGTGCTGGCCGGCCCGCTGCTGCTGACGGTGGCTCTGCCGGTCATCGGGCCGGCCACGGCGATCCTGCTGTGCGGGGTGCTGTTCACCGGTGGGGCCGTGCTGCTGGCCACCAGCCGCGCGTCCTTGACCTGGCGTACCGGAGATCGCAAGAAGGGGTTGACCGGGGCACTGACCAGCCGGGGAGTGCGGACCGCGCTGCTCGCCGGGGCCGCCGCCGGGCTGCTCATCGGCATGGTGCAGGTGTCGGCGGCGGCGTTGTTCACCGATCGGGCCGGCCTGATGTACGCGGCGATCTCGGTCGGCAGCCTGATCGGAGCCCTGGCGTGGGGAACCCGGATGCAGGGTGACCGTCCTGAGCTACGGCTGGCCGGGTTGATCTTGATGTGCGCGATCACCACCGGCGTGGCCGCTCTGATGACCACGCCGGTGGTGTTCGCCGTCGCGTTGTTCGCCTTCGGGCTCGGACTCGGGCCGACCGGTGTGCTCAAGTTCAGTCTGGCCGCCCGGACCGCGCCGCCCGGTCATGCCGTCGAGGCGTTCACGCTGATCGCCGCGGCCGGGGTGAGCGCGATCGCCGCCGGGGCCACCGTGGCGGGTGCGGTGGCCGATCGGTTGGGCCCGGCCACCGCCCTGACGGCTGCCGCGACGGTGGCGGTGTTCGTCGCCGTGGTGCTGGTCAGCCGTGGTTCACGGTGA
- a CDS encoding RICIN domain-containing protein produces MPESLRDIVARSLAKNPADRPTATALLDMLIRPGAPVAAPIVPAALAVPAGPSAPADVPEVSAPERPRRGRILTAALAGATAVLIGAAATAWALTGKPETVAAETLPQSMNSSAAAPVAQSSRKPAPSAAAAGASRRPSTGSGGAKPSEQTPAPSGTPESSTAAKASGQTGLPLARVADGAAVQSQPYFVRNLAVGHCFDLEWYDKGRPDLPVNQFACRPTEPDNQEWRFVPRFDADGYHLYWIQNIDDDLCLDPLGVGSVESGSKLTEMVCYEEDNQEFRLEPKGTSGGLRYFWLRNVASGLCIAVASETEGDQLILDSCEAGDDRRWALLTKTDF; encoded by the coding sequence GTGCCGGAATCGCTGCGCGACATCGTGGCCCGGTCGCTGGCCAAGAACCCGGCGGACCGCCCGACCGCCACCGCACTGCTCGACATGCTGATCCGGCCGGGCGCCCCGGTCGCCGCGCCGATCGTTCCCGCGGCCCTGGCTGTTCCGGCTGGTCCATCGGCCCCGGCCGACGTGCCGGAGGTCTCGGCACCCGAGCGTCCGCGCCGTGGCCGGATCCTCACCGCGGCACTGGCGGGTGCGACGGCTGTGCTGATCGGTGCGGCGGCGACGGCCTGGGCGCTGACCGGTAAGCCCGAGACCGTGGCGGCCGAGACCCTGCCGCAGTCGATGAACTCCAGTGCCGCGGCGCCCGTCGCGCAGTCGTCCCGCAAACCCGCGCCCAGTGCCGCTGCCGCCGGTGCCAGCCGTCGTCCGAGCACCGGTTCCGGAGGTGCCAAACCCTCCGAGCAGACCCCGGCGCCTTCGGGTACGCCGGAGAGCAGCACCGCCGCGAAAGCCTCCGGACAGACCGGCCTGCCCCTGGCCAGGGTGGCCGACGGCGCGGCCGTGCAGTCCCAGCCGTACTTCGTGCGGAACCTGGCCGTCGGTCACTGCTTCGACCTGGAGTGGTACGACAAGGGCCGGCCCGACCTGCCGGTGAACCAGTTCGCGTGCCGTCCCACCGAGCCCGACAACCAGGAGTGGCGCTTCGTGCCCCGCTTCGACGCGGACGGCTACCACCTCTACTGGATCCAGAACATCGACGACGACCTGTGCCTGGACCCGCTCGGCGTGGGCTCCGTCGAATCCGGCTCCAAGCTGACTGAGATGGTCTGCTACGAAGAGGACAACCAGGAGTTCCGGCTCGAACCCAAGGGCACTTCGGGCGGCCTGCGGTACTTCTGGTTGCGCAACGTCGCGTCGGGGCTGTGCATCGCCGTGGCCTCGGAGACCGAGGGCGACCAACTGATCCTCGACTCGTGTGAGGCGGGCGACGACCGCCGCTGGGCACTGTTGACGAAGACCGACTTCTGA
- a CDS encoding serine/threonine-protein kinase has protein sequence MTLPLRPTDPVRLGTYELIGRLGEGGMGSVFLGRMPDGRQVAVKVIRPEYADQAEFRARFRSEVESARRVPSFSTAAVIDADPDHSPPYLVVEYVDGPSLTRVVADRGPLSGGDLHSVAIGTATALTAIHGAGVIHRDLKPSNVLFALGSPKVIDFGIARAFEATTDHTRSGQVVGTVSYMAPERFEMKSEAVGPAADVSPGVPSSRTPRPAARRSTPTRPPESSPGS, from the coding sequence GTGACCCTGCCGTTGCGCCCGACCGATCCAGTCCGGCTGGGTACCTACGAACTGATCGGCCGCTTGGGCGAAGGCGGAATGGGAAGTGTCTTCCTGGGCCGGATGCCGGACGGTCGACAGGTCGCGGTCAAGGTCATCCGCCCGGAGTACGCCGATCAGGCCGAGTTCCGGGCCCGGTTCCGCAGTGAGGTCGAGAGCGCCCGCCGGGTGCCGTCGTTCAGCACCGCCGCTGTCATCGACGCGGACCCGGACCACTCGCCGCCGTATTTGGTGGTCGAGTACGTGGACGGCCCCAGCCTGACCCGGGTGGTCGCCGACCGCGGGCCGCTGTCCGGCGGTGATCTGCACAGTGTGGCGATCGGGACAGCCACCGCTCTCACCGCGATCCACGGCGCCGGTGTGATCCACCGTGATCTCAAGCCGTCCAACGTGCTGTTCGCGCTCGGCTCCCCGAAGGTGATCGACTTCGGGATCGCGCGGGCGTTCGAGGCGACCACCGACCACACCCGGTCGGGTCAGGTCGTCGGCACCGTCTCGTACATGGCCCCGGAACGCTTCGAGATGAAGAGCGAGGCCGTCGGCCCGGCCGCTGACGTTTCGCCTGGGGTGCCGTCGTCACGTACGCCGCGACCGGCCGCACGCCGTTCCACGCCGACACGCCCACCGGAGTCGTCGCCGGGATCCTGA
- a CDS encoding AfsR/SARP family transcriptional regulator: protein MVDDALRFDALGPVHAYRGDEPIDVGPRNQQAVLGLLLARAGRPVSVTEIAGALWGGDPPENGEDIVLRYIGALRRILDPDRTALIAFTGGGYVLNAAQRTSPPAPPAPKAPEPAQTRPMQMPEPAQTRPVQAPVAARTKAELAKTMIEMAPAPPEKPAPSERPAQEKLARTRIMTPEPDHPVPVDPWDGHDLFPPDPLAMG from the coding sequence ATGGTCGACGATGCGCTGCGGTTCGACGCTCTCGGGCCGGTTCACGCGTATCGGGGCGACGAACCGATCGATGTCGGGCCGCGCAATCAGCAGGCGGTCCTCGGGCTTCTGCTGGCCCGGGCCGGGCGGCCGGTGTCCGTCACCGAGATCGCCGGGGCGCTGTGGGGTGGTGACCCGCCGGAGAACGGTGAGGACATCGTGCTGCGCTACATCGGTGCGCTGCGCCGCATCCTCGACCCGGACCGGACCGCACTGATCGCGTTCACCGGCGGCGGCTACGTGCTGAACGCCGCGCAGAGGACGTCCCCACCAGCCCCGCCGGCGCCGAAAGCACCAGAACCTGCGCAGACCAGACCGATGCAGATGCCTGAACCCGCGCAGACCAGACCTGTCCAAGCGCCGGTGGCCGCGCGCACCAAAGCGGAACTGGCCAAAACCATGATCGAGATGGCCCCGGCCCCGCCGGAAAAACCGGCTCCCTCGGAAAGACCGGCCCAGGAAAAGCTCGCCAGGACCAGGATCATGACGCCGGAACCGGATCACCCGGTGCCCGTGGACCCGTGGGACGGCCACGATCTGTTCCCGCCGGACCCGCTGGCCATGGGTTAG
- a CDS encoding STAS domain-containing protein — protein MTAVSAGTGAGVQLICDGCGTSTTSGGCGMHDTEVVYVAMESSGWSGTAFARGPHHCPTCAADLVTRPAARQRHTGTDRVVVRLEATAAVVTVSGDVDLDVAVELWSVLEAAASARLTVVVDLTSAGTVDSIGVGALVRGRNTVQRRRGELVLAGASPFLRAVLRTMRLATAFPMFRTVEHALTVTRGRRILSSGTAC, from the coding sequence ATGACTGCTGTTTCGGCCGGGACGGGCGCGGGCGTACAACTGATTTGTGACGGGTGCGGTACCAGCACGACGTCCGGTGGCTGCGGGATGCACGACACCGAGGTCGTCTATGTGGCGATGGAGTCCAGCGGCTGGAGTGGGACGGCGTTCGCCCGCGGGCCGCACCACTGCCCCACCTGCGCGGCGGACCTGGTCACCCGGCCCGCCGCCCGGCAGCGGCACACCGGCACCGACCGGGTCGTGGTGCGCCTCGAAGCGACCGCCGCCGTCGTGACCGTCAGCGGCGACGTCGACCTCGACGTGGCCGTCGAACTGTGGTCCGTGCTGGAAGCGGCCGCGTCCGCCCGGCTCACCGTCGTCGTCGACCTCACTTCGGCCGGAACCGTCGACTCGATCGGGGTCGGCGCCCTGGTCCGGGGGCGGAACACGGTGCAACGGCGGCGCGGGGAACTGGTGCTCGCCGGGGCGTCACCGTTCCTGCGGGCGGTGCTGCGGACCATGCGGCTGGCCACCGCGTTCCCGATGTTCCGGACCGTCGAGCACGCCCTGACCGTCACCCGCGGCAGACGGATCCTGTCGAGCGGGACCGCATGCTGA
- a CDS encoding calcium-binding protein gives MFELNRRKLAAIGIAAAATTLFASPAQAATAAKAEVLGTNKTIVQFTAAAGQVNSLVITVSGRTFTLDDKVAIKAGKGCKPVAGDKTKVKCTTARKATEISVALGDKNDKLTDKTGVYLVASGGAGNDVLRGGSGTDRMFGGTGNDDLYGGAGADTLDGEAGADFVNGEAGNDWLQGDIGDDTVFGGSGNDRIYGHDGIDNLQGGSGNDTIRAGLGNDDVQGGPGKDKVYGEAGNDFLIGGWLDGDETDGADTMYGGPGNDYLGGGQGNDTLYGNAGNDTLYGGFGKDKLVGGAGTDTLTQ, from the coding sequence ATGTTCGAACTCAACCGTCGGAAGCTGGCCGCGATCGGAATCGCGGCCGCTGCCACCACCCTCTTCGCCTCTCCGGCACAGGCCGCCACCGCGGCCAAGGCCGAGGTCCTGGGGACGAACAAGACCATCGTCCAGTTCACCGCGGCTGCCGGCCAGGTGAACTCACTGGTCATCACGGTCTCCGGCCGTACGTTCACCCTGGACGACAAGGTCGCGATCAAAGCCGGCAAGGGCTGCAAGCCGGTCGCCGGCGACAAGACGAAGGTCAAGTGCACCACCGCGCGGAAGGCGACCGAAATCAGCGTCGCGCTCGGCGACAAGAACGACAAGCTCACCGACAAGACCGGGGTGTACCTGGTGGCCTCGGGCGGCGCCGGTAACGACGTCCTGCGCGGCGGCTCGGGCACGGACAGAATGTTCGGCGGCACCGGCAACGACGATCTCTACGGCGGCGCCGGAGCGGACACGCTCGACGGCGAGGCCGGCGCCGACTTCGTCAACGGTGAGGCCGGCAACGACTGGCTCCAGGGCGACATCGGCGACGACACCGTCTTCGGCGGCTCCGGCAACGACCGGATCTACGGTCACGACGGCATCGACAACCTGCAGGGCGGTTCCGGTAACGACACCATCCGCGCCGGCCTCGGCAACGACGACGTGCAGGGCGGCCCCGGCAAGGACAAGGTCTACGGCGAGGCAGGCAATGACTTCCTGATCGGCGGCTGGCTCGACGGCGACGAGACGGACGGTGCCGACACCATGTACGGCGGCCCGGGCAACGACTACCTGGGCGGCGGCCAGGGCAACGACACCCTGTACGGCAACGCCGGCAACGACACCTTGTACGGCGGCTTCGGCAAGGACAAGCTGGTCGGCGGTGCCGGCACGGACACCCTCACCCAGTAA
- a CDS encoding tyrosinase family oxidase copper chaperone, with product MKIFRKQEPRRSGGTAKRTVVVLAAAAGALAAAGTALAAAPAVDMAKKPGFYETYRGHHIMGWGTGESACAYIDGKRLVLYPAPDGKYTSAIQGFKPETSVRNITKASVKALGNLGLSASAEPSATCPDLTAPAPKPTATATPKPTATATPAATTATPKPTKS from the coding sequence ATGAAGATCTTCAGGAAACAGGAACCGCGGCGTTCTGGTGGCACCGCCAAGCGGACGGTTGTCGTCCTGGCCGCCGCGGCCGGTGCGCTGGCCGCCGCAGGTACGGCGCTGGCGGCGGCTCCGGCCGTCGACATGGCCAAGAAGCCCGGGTTCTACGAGACCTACCGTGGGCACCACATCATGGGCTGGGGTACCGGCGAGTCTGCCTGTGCCTACATCGACGGCAAGCGGCTGGTGCTCTACCCGGCGCCGGACGGCAAGTACACCAGCGCCATCCAGGGCTTCAAGCCCGAGACCAGCGTCCGCAACATCACCAAGGCGTCGGTCAAGGCACTCGGCAACCTGGGACTGTCCGCCAGTGCGGAGCCGAGCGCGACCTGCCCCGACCTCACGGCCCCGGCCCCGAAGCCGACCGCCACCGCTACTCCGAAGCCGACCGCCACCGCGACCCCGGCCGCCACCACCGCCACCCCCAAGCCCACCAAGAGCTGA